From Candidatus Binatia bacterium, the proteins below share one genomic window:
- a CDS encoding type IV toxin-antitoxin system AbiEi family antitoxin — protein MAQGRDGLPIAHPLLIYAELLHEGEPRALEAAAQIQEKYLAQ, from the coding sequence ATGGCGCAGGGAAGAGACGGACTACCCATCGCGCATCCGCTGCTTATCTATGCTGAACTGCTGCACGAAGGTGAGCCGCGCGCCCTCGAGGCAGCCGCTCAGATCCAGGAGAAATACCTCGCGCAATGA